In a single window of the Cervus elaphus chromosome 1, mCerEla1.1, whole genome shotgun sequence genome:
- the DGKZ gene encoding diacylglycerol kinase zeta isoform X5 has protein sequence MAEGPGGGGPRGDGAGGGRAAEEEVVRRRCRRGQEAEAPRSGAAGPPVEERFRQMHLRKQVSYRKAITKSGLQHLAPPAPAPGAPCSEPERQIRSTVDWSESATYGEHIWFETNVSGDFCYVGEQYCVAKMLQKSVSRRKCAACKIVVHTPCIEQLEKINFRCKPSFRESGSRNVREPTFVRHHWVHRRRQDGKCRHCGKGFQQKFTFHSKEIVAISCSWCKQAYHSKVSCFMLQQIEEPCSLGVHAAVVIPPTWILRARRPQNTLKASKKKKRASFKRKSSKKGPEEGRWRPFIIRPTPSPLMKPLLVFVNPKSGGNQGAKIIQSFLWYLNPRQVFDLSQGGPREALEMYRRVHNLRILACGGDGTVGWILSTLDQLRLKPPPPVAILPLGTGNDLARTLNWGGGYTDEPVSKILSHVEEGNVVQLDRWDLRAEPNPEAGPEERDEGATDRLPLDVFNNYFSLGFDAHVTLEFHESREANPEKFNSRFRNKMFYAGTAFSDFLMGSSKDLAKHIRVVCDGTDLTPKIQDLKPQCIVFLNIPRYCAGTMPWGHPGEHHDFEPQRHDDGYLEVIGFTMTSLAALQVGGHGERLTQCREVLLTTSKAIPVQVDGEPCKLAASRIRIALRNQATMVQKAKRRSAAPLHSDQQPVPEQLRVQVSRVSMHDYEALHYDKEQLKEASVPLGTVVVPGDSDLELCRAHIERLRQEPEGAGAKSPMCQKLSPKWCFLDATTASRFYRIDRAQEHLNYVTEIAQDEIYILDPELLGASARPDLPTPTSPLPTSPCSPTSRSLPGDAAPPTGEELIEAAKRNDFCKLQELHRAGGDLMHRDERSRTLLHHAVSTGSKEVVRYLLDHAPTEILDAVEENQPLSPSGETCLHQAAALGQRTICHYIVEAGASLMKTDQQGDTPRQRAEKAQDTELAAYLENRQHYQMIQREDQETAV, from the exons GAAAGCCATCACCAAGTCGGGCCTCCAGCACCTGGCACCCCCTGCTCCTGCTCCCGGGGCCCCGTGTAGCGAGCCTGAGAGGCAGATCCGGAGCACTGTGGACTGGAGT GAGTCTGCGACGTATGGGGAACATATCTGGTTCGAGACCAACGTGTCCGGGGACTTCTGCTACGTCGGAGAGCAGTACTGCGTGGCCAAGATGCTG CAGAAGTCAGTGTCCCGGAGAAAATGCGCAGCCTGCAAGATTGTGGTCCACACGCCCTGCATCGAGCAGCTGGAGAAG ATAAATTTCCGCTGTAAGCCATCCTTCCGTGAATCGGGCTCCAGGAACGTCCGTGAG CCAACCTTCGTGCGGCACCATTGGGTACACCGGCGGCGCCAGGATGGCAAGTGTCGGCACTGTGGGAAG GGCTTCCAGCAGAAGTTCACCTTCCACAGTAAGGAGATCGTGGCCATCAGCTGCTCCTGGTGCAAGCAAGCA taCCACAGCAAGGTGTCCTGCTTCATGCTGCAGCAGATTGAGGAGCCGTGCTCCCTGGGCGTCCACGCCGCTGTGGTCATCCCCCCCACCTGGATCCTCCGGGCCCGCAGGCCCCAG AACACCCTCAAAGccagcaagaagaaaaagagagcatCCTTCAAGAGGAAGTCTAGCAAGAAAGGGCCTGAG GAGGGCCGCTGGAGACCCTTCATCATCAGGCCTACCCCGTCCCCCCTCATGAAGCCCCTGCTGGTGTTTGTGAACCCCAAGAGTGGGGGCAACCAG GGCGCCAAGATCATACAGTCCTTCCTCTGGTATCTGAATCCCCGGCAAGTCTTTGACCTGAGCCAGGGAGGGCCCAGGGAGGC GCTGGAGATGTACCGCCGGGTGCACAACCTGCGGATCCTGGCCTGCGGGGGCGATGGCACA GTTGGCTGGATTCTCTCCACCCTGGACCAGCTGCGCTTGAAGCCGCCACCGCCCGTTGCCATCCTGCCCCTGGGCACTGGCAATGACCTGGCCCGCACCCTCAACTGGGGCGGG GGCTACACCGACGAGCCTGTGTCCAAGATCCTGTCCCACGTGGAGGAGGGCAATGTGGTGCAGCTGGACCGCTGGGACCTCCGTGCGGAGCCCAACCCCGAGGCGGGGCCCGAGGAGCGAGACGAGGGGGCCACCGACCGG CTGCCTCTGGATGTCTTCAACAACTACTTCAGCCTGGGCTTTGACGCCCATGTCACCCTGGAGTTCCACGAGTCTCGAG AGGCCAACCCGGAGAAGTTCAACAGCCGCTTCCGGAATAAGATGTTCTACGCCGGG ACAGCCTTCTCCGACTTCCTGATGGGCAGCTCCAAGGACTTGGCCAAGCACATCCGCGTGGTG TGTGATGGGACTGACCTGACCCCCAAGATTCAGGACCTGAAGCCCCAGTGTATTGTTTTCCTGAACATCCCCAG GTACTGTGCGGGCACCATGCCCTGGGGCCACCCTGGGGAGCACCACGACTTCGAGCCGCAGCGGCACGACGATGGCTACCTCGAGGTCATCGGCTTTACCATGACCTCCCTG GCCGCGCTGCAGGTGGGCGGGCACGGCGAGCGGCTGACGCAGTGCCGAGAGGTGCTGCTCACCACGTCCAAAGCCATCCCGGTGCAGGTGGACGGTGAGCCCTGCAAGCTCGCAGCCTCCCGCATCCGCATCGCCCTGCGCAACCAGGCCACCATGGTGCAGAAGGCCAAGCGGCGGAGCGCCGCCCCCCTGCACAGCGA CCAGCAGCCGGTGCCGGAGCAGCTGCGAGTCCAGGTGAGCAGGGTCAGCATGCACGACTACGAGGCCCTGCACTATGACAAGGAGCAGCTCAAAGAGGCTT CCGTGCCACTGGGCACCGTGGTGGTCCCCGGAGACAGTGACCTGGAGCTATGCCGCGCCCACATCGAGAGGCTCCGGCAG GAGCCCGAAGGTGCTGGAGCCAAGTCCCCGATGTGCCAGAAACTGTCCCCCAAGTGGTGCTTCCTCGATG CCACCACTGCCAGCCGCTTCTACAGAATCGACAGGGCCCAG GAACACCTCAACTACGTGACCGAGATCGCACAGGATGAGATTTATATCCTGGACCCTGAGCTGCTGGGGGCATCTGCCCGGCctgacctccccacccccacgtcccctctccccacctcgcCCTGCTCCCCCACATCCCG GTCACTGCCAGGGGACGCTGCGCCCCCTACAG GTGAAGAGCTCATCGAGGCTGCCAAGAGGAACGATTTCTGTAAG cTCCAGGAGCTGCACCGAGCTGGGGGCGACCTCATGCACCGTGACGAGCGGAGCCGCACGCTCCTGCACCACGCGGTCAGCACTGGCAGCAAGGAGGTGGTCCGCTACCTGCTGGACCATG cGCCAACTGAGATCCTTGATGCCGTGGAGGAAAA CCAGCCCCTGTCCCCCAGCGGGGAGACCTGCCTGCACCAGGCAGCGGCCCTGGGCCAGCGCACCATCTGCCACTACATCGTGGAGGCCGGGGCCTCGCTCATGAAGACCGACCAGCAG GGCGACACTCCCCGGCAGAGGGCTGAGAAAGCTCAGGACACGGAACTGGCCGCCTACCTGGAGAACCGGCAGCATTACCAGATGATCCAGCGGGAGGACCAGGAGACGGCGGTGTGA
- the DGKZ gene encoding diacylglycerol kinase zeta isoform X10, with protein MEPRDGSPEARSSDSESASASSSGSERDAGPEPDKAPRRLSKRRFPGLRLFGHRKAITKSGLQHLAPPAPAPGAPCSEPERQIRSTVDWSESATYGEHIWFETNVSGDFCYVGEQYCVAKMLQKSVSRRKCAACKIVVHTPCIEQLEKINFRCKPSFRESGSRNVREPTFVRHHWVHRRRQDGKCRHCGKGFQQKFTFHSKEIVAISCSWCKQAYHSKVSCFMLQQIEEPCSLGVHAAVVIPPTWILRARRPQNTLKASKKKKRASFKRKSSKKGPEEGRWRPFIIRPTPSPLMKPLLVFVNPKSGGNQGAKIIQSFLWYLNPRQVFDLSQGGPREALEMYRRVHNLRILACGGDGTVGWILSTLDQLRLKPPPPVAILPLGTGNDLARTLNWGGGYTDEPVSKILSHVEEGNVVQLDRWDLRAEPNPEAGPEERDEGATDRLPLDVFNNYFSLGFDAHVTLEFHESREANPEKFNSRFRNKMFYAGTAFSDFLMGSSKDLAKHIRVVCDGTDLTPKIQDLKPQCIVFLNIPRYCAGTMPWGHPGEHHDFEPQRHDDGYLEVIGFTMTSLAALQVGGHGERLTQCREVLLTTSKAIPVQVDGEPCKLAASRIRIALRNQATMVQKAKRRSAAPLHSDQQPVPEQLRVQVSRVSMHDYEALHYDKEQLKEASVPLGTVVVPGDSDLELCRAHIERLRQEPEGAGAKSPMCQKLSPKWCFLDATTASRFYRIDRAQEHLNYVTEIAQDEIYILDPELLGASARPDLPTPTSPLPTSPCSPTSRSLPGDAAPPTGEELIEAAKRNDFCKLQELHRAGGDLMHRDERSRTLLHHAVSTGSKEVVRYLLDHAPTEILDAVEENGETCLHQAAALGQRTICHYIVEAGASLMKTDQQGDTPRQRAEKAQDTELAAYLENRQHYQMIQREDQETAV; from the exons GAAAGCCATCACCAAGTCGGGCCTCCAGCACCTGGCACCCCCTGCTCCTGCTCCCGGGGCCCCGTGTAGCGAGCCTGAGAGGCAGATCCGGAGCACTGTGGACTGGAGT GAGTCTGCGACGTATGGGGAACATATCTGGTTCGAGACCAACGTGTCCGGGGACTTCTGCTACGTCGGAGAGCAGTACTGCGTGGCCAAGATGCTG CAGAAGTCAGTGTCCCGGAGAAAATGCGCAGCCTGCAAGATTGTGGTCCACACGCCCTGCATCGAGCAGCTGGAGAAG ATAAATTTCCGCTGTAAGCCATCCTTCCGTGAATCGGGCTCCAGGAACGTCCGTGAG CCAACCTTCGTGCGGCACCATTGGGTACACCGGCGGCGCCAGGATGGCAAGTGTCGGCACTGTGGGAAG GGCTTCCAGCAGAAGTTCACCTTCCACAGTAAGGAGATCGTGGCCATCAGCTGCTCCTGGTGCAAGCAAGCA taCCACAGCAAGGTGTCCTGCTTCATGCTGCAGCAGATTGAGGAGCCGTGCTCCCTGGGCGTCCACGCCGCTGTGGTCATCCCCCCCACCTGGATCCTCCGGGCCCGCAGGCCCCAG AACACCCTCAAAGccagcaagaagaaaaagagagcatCCTTCAAGAGGAAGTCTAGCAAGAAAGGGCCTGAG GAGGGCCGCTGGAGACCCTTCATCATCAGGCCTACCCCGTCCCCCCTCATGAAGCCCCTGCTGGTGTTTGTGAACCCCAAGAGTGGGGGCAACCAG GGCGCCAAGATCATACAGTCCTTCCTCTGGTATCTGAATCCCCGGCAAGTCTTTGACCTGAGCCAGGGAGGGCCCAGGGAGGC GCTGGAGATGTACCGCCGGGTGCACAACCTGCGGATCCTGGCCTGCGGGGGCGATGGCACA GTTGGCTGGATTCTCTCCACCCTGGACCAGCTGCGCTTGAAGCCGCCACCGCCCGTTGCCATCCTGCCCCTGGGCACTGGCAATGACCTGGCCCGCACCCTCAACTGGGGCGGG GGCTACACCGACGAGCCTGTGTCCAAGATCCTGTCCCACGTGGAGGAGGGCAATGTGGTGCAGCTGGACCGCTGGGACCTCCGTGCGGAGCCCAACCCCGAGGCGGGGCCCGAGGAGCGAGACGAGGGGGCCACCGACCGG CTGCCTCTGGATGTCTTCAACAACTACTTCAGCCTGGGCTTTGACGCCCATGTCACCCTGGAGTTCCACGAGTCTCGAG AGGCCAACCCGGAGAAGTTCAACAGCCGCTTCCGGAATAAGATGTTCTACGCCGGG ACAGCCTTCTCCGACTTCCTGATGGGCAGCTCCAAGGACTTGGCCAAGCACATCCGCGTGGTG TGTGATGGGACTGACCTGACCCCCAAGATTCAGGACCTGAAGCCCCAGTGTATTGTTTTCCTGAACATCCCCAG GTACTGTGCGGGCACCATGCCCTGGGGCCACCCTGGGGAGCACCACGACTTCGAGCCGCAGCGGCACGACGATGGCTACCTCGAGGTCATCGGCTTTACCATGACCTCCCTG GCCGCGCTGCAGGTGGGCGGGCACGGCGAGCGGCTGACGCAGTGCCGAGAGGTGCTGCTCACCACGTCCAAAGCCATCCCGGTGCAGGTGGACGGTGAGCCCTGCAAGCTCGCAGCCTCCCGCATCCGCATCGCCCTGCGCAACCAGGCCACCATGGTGCAGAAGGCCAAGCGGCGGAGCGCCGCCCCCCTGCACAGCGA CCAGCAGCCGGTGCCGGAGCAGCTGCGAGTCCAGGTGAGCAGGGTCAGCATGCACGACTACGAGGCCCTGCACTATGACAAGGAGCAGCTCAAAGAGGCTT CCGTGCCACTGGGCACCGTGGTGGTCCCCGGAGACAGTGACCTGGAGCTATGCCGCGCCCACATCGAGAGGCTCCGGCAG GAGCCCGAAGGTGCTGGAGCCAAGTCCCCGATGTGCCAGAAACTGTCCCCCAAGTGGTGCTTCCTCGATG CCACCACTGCCAGCCGCTTCTACAGAATCGACAGGGCCCAG GAACACCTCAACTACGTGACCGAGATCGCACAGGATGAGATTTATATCCTGGACCCTGAGCTGCTGGGGGCATCTGCCCGGCctgacctccccacccccacgtcccctctccccacctcgcCCTGCTCCCCCACATCCCG GTCACTGCCAGGGGACGCTGCGCCCCCTACAG GTGAAGAGCTCATCGAGGCTGCCAAGAGGAACGATTTCTGTAAG cTCCAGGAGCTGCACCGAGCTGGGGGCGACCTCATGCACCGTGACGAGCGGAGCCGCACGCTCCTGCACCACGCGGTCAGCACTGGCAGCAAGGAGGTGGTCCGCTACCTGCTGGACCATG cGCCAACTGAGATCCTTGATGCCGTGGAGGAAAA CGGGGAGACCTGCCTGCACCAGGCAGCGGCCCTGGGCCAGCGCACCATCTGCCACTACATCGTGGAGGCCGGGGCCTCGCTCATGAAGACCGACCAGCAG GGCGACACTCCCCGGCAGAGGGCTGAGAAAGCTCAGGACACGGAACTGGCCGCCTACCTGGAGAACCGGCAGCATTACCAGATGATCCAGCGGGAGGACCAGGAGACGGCGGTGTGA
- the DGKZ gene encoding diacylglycerol kinase zeta isoform X11, producing MEPRDGSPEARSSDSESASASSSGSERDAGPEPDKAPRRLSKRRFPGLRLFGHRKAITKSGLQHLAPPAPAPGAPCSEPERQIRSTVDWSESATYGEHIWFETNVSGDFCYVGEQYCVAKMLKSVSRRKCAACKIVVHTPCIEQLEKINFRCKPSFRESGSRNVREPTFVRHHWVHRRRQDGKCRHCGKGFQQKFTFHSKEIVAISCSWCKQAYHSKVSCFMLQQIEEPCSLGVHAAVVIPPTWILRARRPQNTLKASKKKKRASFKRKSSKKGPEEGRWRPFIIRPTPSPLMKPLLVFVNPKSGGNQGAKIIQSFLWYLNPRQVFDLSQGGPREALEMYRRVHNLRILACGGDGTVGWILSTLDQLRLKPPPPVAILPLGTGNDLARTLNWGGGYTDEPVSKILSHVEEGNVVQLDRWDLRAEPNPEAGPEERDEGATDRLPLDVFNNYFSLGFDAHVTLEFHESREANPEKFNSRFRNKMFYAGTAFSDFLMGSSKDLAKHIRVVCDGTDLTPKIQDLKPQCIVFLNIPRYCAGTMPWGHPGEHHDFEPQRHDDGYLEVIGFTMTSLAALQVGGHGERLTQCREVLLTTSKAIPVQVDGEPCKLAASRIRIALRNQATMVQKAKRRSAAPLHSDQQPVPEQLRVQVSRVSMHDYEALHYDKEQLKEASVPLGTVVVPGDSDLELCRAHIERLRQEPEGAGAKSPMCQKLSPKWCFLDATTASRFYRIDRAQEHLNYVTEIAQDEIYILDPELLGASARPDLPTPTSPLPTSPCSPTSRSLPGDAAPPTGEELIEAAKRNDFCKLQELHRAGGDLMHRDERSRTLLHHAVSTGSKEVVRYLLDHAPTEILDAVEENGETCLHQAAALGQRTICHYIVEAGASLMKTDQQGDTPRQRAEKAQDTELAAYLENRQHYQMIQREDQETAV from the exons GAAAGCCATCACCAAGTCGGGCCTCCAGCACCTGGCACCCCCTGCTCCTGCTCCCGGGGCCCCGTGTAGCGAGCCTGAGAGGCAGATCCGGAGCACTGTGGACTGGAGT GAGTCTGCGACGTATGGGGAACATATCTGGTTCGAGACCAACGTGTCCGGGGACTTCTGCTACGTCGGAGAGCAGTACTGCGTGGCCAAGATGCTG AAGTCAGTGTCCCGGAGAAAATGCGCAGCCTGCAAGATTGTGGTCCACACGCCCTGCATCGAGCAGCTGGAGAAG ATAAATTTCCGCTGTAAGCCATCCTTCCGTGAATCGGGCTCCAGGAACGTCCGTGAG CCAACCTTCGTGCGGCACCATTGGGTACACCGGCGGCGCCAGGATGGCAAGTGTCGGCACTGTGGGAAG GGCTTCCAGCAGAAGTTCACCTTCCACAGTAAGGAGATCGTGGCCATCAGCTGCTCCTGGTGCAAGCAAGCA taCCACAGCAAGGTGTCCTGCTTCATGCTGCAGCAGATTGAGGAGCCGTGCTCCCTGGGCGTCCACGCCGCTGTGGTCATCCCCCCCACCTGGATCCTCCGGGCCCGCAGGCCCCAG AACACCCTCAAAGccagcaagaagaaaaagagagcatCCTTCAAGAGGAAGTCTAGCAAGAAAGGGCCTGAG GAGGGCCGCTGGAGACCCTTCATCATCAGGCCTACCCCGTCCCCCCTCATGAAGCCCCTGCTGGTGTTTGTGAACCCCAAGAGTGGGGGCAACCAG GGCGCCAAGATCATACAGTCCTTCCTCTGGTATCTGAATCCCCGGCAAGTCTTTGACCTGAGCCAGGGAGGGCCCAGGGAGGC GCTGGAGATGTACCGCCGGGTGCACAACCTGCGGATCCTGGCCTGCGGGGGCGATGGCACA GTTGGCTGGATTCTCTCCACCCTGGACCAGCTGCGCTTGAAGCCGCCACCGCCCGTTGCCATCCTGCCCCTGGGCACTGGCAATGACCTGGCCCGCACCCTCAACTGGGGCGGG GGCTACACCGACGAGCCTGTGTCCAAGATCCTGTCCCACGTGGAGGAGGGCAATGTGGTGCAGCTGGACCGCTGGGACCTCCGTGCGGAGCCCAACCCCGAGGCGGGGCCCGAGGAGCGAGACGAGGGGGCCACCGACCGG CTGCCTCTGGATGTCTTCAACAACTACTTCAGCCTGGGCTTTGACGCCCATGTCACCCTGGAGTTCCACGAGTCTCGAG AGGCCAACCCGGAGAAGTTCAACAGCCGCTTCCGGAATAAGATGTTCTACGCCGGG ACAGCCTTCTCCGACTTCCTGATGGGCAGCTCCAAGGACTTGGCCAAGCACATCCGCGTGGTG TGTGATGGGACTGACCTGACCCCCAAGATTCAGGACCTGAAGCCCCAGTGTATTGTTTTCCTGAACATCCCCAG GTACTGTGCGGGCACCATGCCCTGGGGCCACCCTGGGGAGCACCACGACTTCGAGCCGCAGCGGCACGACGATGGCTACCTCGAGGTCATCGGCTTTACCATGACCTCCCTG GCCGCGCTGCAGGTGGGCGGGCACGGCGAGCGGCTGACGCAGTGCCGAGAGGTGCTGCTCACCACGTCCAAAGCCATCCCGGTGCAGGTGGACGGTGAGCCCTGCAAGCTCGCAGCCTCCCGCATCCGCATCGCCCTGCGCAACCAGGCCACCATGGTGCAGAAGGCCAAGCGGCGGAGCGCCGCCCCCCTGCACAGCGA CCAGCAGCCGGTGCCGGAGCAGCTGCGAGTCCAGGTGAGCAGGGTCAGCATGCACGACTACGAGGCCCTGCACTATGACAAGGAGCAGCTCAAAGAGGCTT CCGTGCCACTGGGCACCGTGGTGGTCCCCGGAGACAGTGACCTGGAGCTATGCCGCGCCCACATCGAGAGGCTCCGGCAG GAGCCCGAAGGTGCTGGAGCCAAGTCCCCGATGTGCCAGAAACTGTCCCCCAAGTGGTGCTTCCTCGATG CCACCACTGCCAGCCGCTTCTACAGAATCGACAGGGCCCAG GAACACCTCAACTACGTGACCGAGATCGCACAGGATGAGATTTATATCCTGGACCCTGAGCTGCTGGGGGCATCTGCCCGGCctgacctccccacccccacgtcccctctccccacctcgcCCTGCTCCCCCACATCCCG GTCACTGCCAGGGGACGCTGCGCCCCCTACAG GTGAAGAGCTCATCGAGGCTGCCAAGAGGAACGATTTCTGTAAG cTCCAGGAGCTGCACCGAGCTGGGGGCGACCTCATGCACCGTGACGAGCGGAGCCGCACGCTCCTGCACCACGCGGTCAGCACTGGCAGCAAGGAGGTGGTCCGCTACCTGCTGGACCATG cGCCAACTGAGATCCTTGATGCCGTGGAGGAAAA CGGGGAGACCTGCCTGCACCAGGCAGCGGCCCTGGGCCAGCGCACCATCTGCCACTACATCGTGGAGGCCGGGGCCTCGCTCATGAAGACCGACCAGCAG GGCGACACTCCCCGGCAGAGGGCTGAGAAAGCTCAGGACACGGAACTGGCCGCCTACCTGGAGAACCGGCAGCATTACCAGATGATCCAGCGGGAGGACCAGGAGACGGCGGTGTGA
- the DGKZ gene encoding diacylglycerol kinase zeta isoform X12, with the protein MSARGAGRSTGGGCDEAAALGPAELLATEEGERPGALRQMWRYRSWDVPQIPAEVPQSQKAITKSGLQHLAPPAPAPGAPCSEPERQIRSTVDWSESATYGEHIWFETNVSGDFCYVGEQYCVAKMLQKSVSRRKCAACKIVVHTPCIEQLEKINFRCKPSFRESGSRNVREPTFVRHHWVHRRRQDGKCRHCGKGFQQKFTFHSKEIVAISCSWCKQAYHSKVSCFMLQQIEEPCSLGVHAAVVIPPTWILRARRPQNTLKASKKKKRASFKRKSSKKGPEEGRWRPFIIRPTPSPLMKPLLVFVNPKSGGNQGAKIIQSFLWYLNPRQVFDLSQGGPREALEMYRRVHNLRILACGGDGTVGWILSTLDQLRLKPPPPVAILPLGTGNDLARTLNWGGGYTDEPVSKILSHVEEGNVVQLDRWDLRAEPNPEAGPEERDEGATDRLPLDVFNNYFSLGFDAHVTLEFHESREANPEKFNSRFRNKMFYAGTAFSDFLMGSSKDLAKHIRVVCDGTDLTPKIQDLKPQCIVFLNIPRYCAGTMPWGHPGEHHDFEPQRHDDGYLEVIGFTMTSLAALQVGGHGERLTQCREVLLTTSKAIPVQVDGEPCKLAASRIRIALRNQATMVQKAKRRSAAPLHSDQQPVPEQLRVQVSRVSMHDYEALHYDKEQLKEASVPLGTVVVPGDSDLELCRAHIERLRQEPEGAGAKSPMCQKLSPKWCFLDATTASRFYRIDRAQEHLNYVTEIAQDEIYILDPELLGASARPDLPTPTSPLPTSPCSPTSRSLPGDAAPPTGEELIEAAKRNDFCKLQELHRAGGDLMHRDERSRTLLHHAVSTGSKEVVRYLLDHAPTEILDAVEENGETCLHQAAALGQRTICHYIVEAGASLMKTDQQGDTPRQRAEKAQDTELAAYLENRQHYQMIQREDQETAV; encoded by the exons GAAAGCCATCACCAAGTCGGGCCTCCAGCACCTGGCACCCCCTGCTCCTGCTCCCGGGGCCCCGTGTAGCGAGCCTGAGAGGCAGATCCGGAGCACTGTGGACTGGAGT GAGTCTGCGACGTATGGGGAACATATCTGGTTCGAGACCAACGTGTCCGGGGACTTCTGCTACGTCGGAGAGCAGTACTGCGTGGCCAAGATGCTG CAGAAGTCAGTGTCCCGGAGAAAATGCGCAGCCTGCAAGATTGTGGTCCACACGCCCTGCATCGAGCAGCTGGAGAAG ATAAATTTCCGCTGTAAGCCATCCTTCCGTGAATCGGGCTCCAGGAACGTCCGTGAG CCAACCTTCGTGCGGCACCATTGGGTACACCGGCGGCGCCAGGATGGCAAGTGTCGGCACTGTGGGAAG GGCTTCCAGCAGAAGTTCACCTTCCACAGTAAGGAGATCGTGGCCATCAGCTGCTCCTGGTGCAAGCAAGCA taCCACAGCAAGGTGTCCTGCTTCATGCTGCAGCAGATTGAGGAGCCGTGCTCCCTGGGCGTCCACGCCGCTGTGGTCATCCCCCCCACCTGGATCCTCCGGGCCCGCAGGCCCCAG AACACCCTCAAAGccagcaagaagaaaaagagagcatCCTTCAAGAGGAAGTCTAGCAAGAAAGGGCCTGAG GAGGGCCGCTGGAGACCCTTCATCATCAGGCCTACCCCGTCCCCCCTCATGAAGCCCCTGCTGGTGTTTGTGAACCCCAAGAGTGGGGGCAACCAG GGCGCCAAGATCATACAGTCCTTCCTCTGGTATCTGAATCCCCGGCAAGTCTTTGACCTGAGCCAGGGAGGGCCCAGGGAGGC GCTGGAGATGTACCGCCGGGTGCACAACCTGCGGATCCTGGCCTGCGGGGGCGATGGCACA GTTGGCTGGATTCTCTCCACCCTGGACCAGCTGCGCTTGAAGCCGCCACCGCCCGTTGCCATCCTGCCCCTGGGCACTGGCAATGACCTGGCCCGCACCCTCAACTGGGGCGGG GGCTACACCGACGAGCCTGTGTCCAAGATCCTGTCCCACGTGGAGGAGGGCAATGTGGTGCAGCTGGACCGCTGGGACCTCCGTGCGGAGCCCAACCCCGAGGCGGGGCCCGAGGAGCGAGACGAGGGGGCCACCGACCGG CTGCCTCTGGATGTCTTCAACAACTACTTCAGCCTGGGCTTTGACGCCCATGTCACCCTGGAGTTCCACGAGTCTCGAG AGGCCAACCCGGAGAAGTTCAACAGCCGCTTCCGGAATAAGATGTTCTACGCCGGG ACAGCCTTCTCCGACTTCCTGATGGGCAGCTCCAAGGACTTGGCCAAGCACATCCGCGTGGTG TGTGATGGGACTGACCTGACCCCCAAGATTCAGGACCTGAAGCCCCAGTGTATTGTTTTCCTGAACATCCCCAG GTACTGTGCGGGCACCATGCCCTGGGGCCACCCTGGGGAGCACCACGACTTCGAGCCGCAGCGGCACGACGATGGCTACCTCGAGGTCATCGGCTTTACCATGACCTCCCTG GCCGCGCTGCAGGTGGGCGGGCACGGCGAGCGGCTGACGCAGTGCCGAGAGGTGCTGCTCACCACGTCCAAAGCCATCCCGGTGCAGGTGGACGGTGAGCCCTGCAAGCTCGCAGCCTCCCGCATCCGCATCGCCCTGCGCAACCAGGCCACCATGGTGCAGAAGGCCAAGCGGCGGAGCGCCGCCCCCCTGCACAGCGA CCAGCAGCCGGTGCCGGAGCAGCTGCGAGTCCAGGTGAGCAGGGTCAGCATGCACGACTACGAGGCCCTGCACTATGACAAGGAGCAGCTCAAAGAGGCTT CCGTGCCACTGGGCACCGTGGTGGTCCCCGGAGACAGTGACCTGGAGCTATGCCGCGCCCACATCGAGAGGCTCCGGCAG GAGCCCGAAGGTGCTGGAGCCAAGTCCCCGATGTGCCAGAAACTGTCCCCCAAGTGGTGCTTCCTCGATG CCACCACTGCCAGCCGCTTCTACAGAATCGACAGGGCCCAG GAACACCTCAACTACGTGACCGAGATCGCACAGGATGAGATTTATATCCTGGACCCTGAGCTGCTGGGGGCATCTGCCCGGCctgacctccccacccccacgtcccctctccccacctcgcCCTGCTCCCCCACATCCCG GTCACTGCCAGGGGACGCTGCGCCCCCTACAG GTGAAGAGCTCATCGAGGCTGCCAAGAGGAACGATTTCTGTAAG cTCCAGGAGCTGCACCGAGCTGGGGGCGACCTCATGCACCGTGACGAGCGGAGCCGCACGCTCCTGCACCACGCGGTCAGCACTGGCAGCAAGGAGGTGGTCCGCTACCTGCTGGACCATG cGCCAACTGAGATCCTTGATGCCGTGGAGGAAAA CGGGGAGACCTGCCTGCACCAGGCAGCGGCCCTGGGCCAGCGCACCATCTGCCACTACATCGTGGAGGCCGGGGCCTCGCTCATGAAGACCGACCAGCAG GGCGACACTCCCCGGCAGAGGGCTGAGAAAGCTCAGGACACGGAACTGGCCGCCTACCTGGAGAACCGGCAGCATTACCAGATGATCCAGCGGGAGGACCAGGAGACGGCGGTGTGA